The following coding sequences are from one Epinephelus fuscoguttatus linkage group LG5, E.fuscoguttatus.final_Chr_v1 window:
- the LOC125888773 gene encoding extracellular calcium-sensing receptor-like — MAMPAAKLLMFFFLFWVKPGSVAALDNCVFLGDEEKNRLYEDGDVVIGGLFPLHYSPLSSLQTYTTKPTPNMYKYFNSRALRWMQTMTFAIKEINQRSDLLPQLKLGYNIRDSCDDIPVSLRASLLLVNGQPETGTRVESCAAVQSTVSPVIIGDAASGVSIALLRSLGSFHIPLVSYFASCSCLSNQRQFPTFMRTMPSDAFQIKALAQLVSYFGWTWVGVIGLESDYARFAIQLFLQESVQYGVCAAFTHFYPVVLSQQALDKLLDVIQMASSKVIINFCSDSEMKGILREVRRRNITGLQWIASEAWATASSLWEKFGDLLTGTLGFAIRRADVIPELEQYLSSLRPSNIHESTFLTEFWEELFNCRLNGSMNDHSHGGDNYLDRLPCKGTENLNDVYSPYSDVTQLRVSYNVYKAVYVVAHALQDMSNCIIEQGPFLNGACADPKNVQPWQLMHYMKQVNFSALGEKVNFDQNGDPIAYYDLLNWQRRPDGSLHLVKVGFYDASSPGRSLVINDSVIQWPFGKQASRSVCSDSCPPGYRIARRKGEPICCFDCVPCAEGEVSNETDSLECSRCSEDTWPNKVRDHCIPKTIEFLSYFELMGIVLCVVSVVGACISLSVLAIFFTYKDTPLVRANNMELSFLLLVFLAVCFLVGLLFIGEPSDWLCSIRYPAFGISFALCISCLLAKTAVVLMAFRSTLPGSNVMKWFGPKQQRASVLLGTAVQVIICLIWLLTSPPHANNNTDYSASIIIECVTGSEVGFWCVLGYIGILACMCFLMAFLARKLPDNFNEAKFITFSMLIFFAVWITFIPVYVSAAGKYTVAVHIFAIFASAFGLLFCIFAPKCYIIIMKPKKNSKKYMMQR; from the exons ATGGCAATGCCAGCTGCAAAGCTTCTAatgttcttttttctcttctggGTCAAACCTGGCTCAGttgctgctctggataactgtgttttcttgggggatgaggagaaaaacagaCTGTACGAAGATGGAGATGTAGTTATAGGAGGCTTATTCCCTCTGCATTACAGCCCTCTGTCTTCGCTTCAAACATACACAACAAAACCAACACCTAATATGTATAAGTA TTTCAACTCTCGTGCTCTGCGCTGGATGCAGACCATGACTTTTGCAATCAAAGAGATCAACCAGCGCAGTGACCTCCTGCCACAGCTCAAGCTGGGTTACAACATTCGTGACAGCTGTGATGACATACCTGTGTCTCTGAGAGCATCTTTGCTGTTGGTGAATGGACAGCCAGAGACAGGCACTAGAGTTGAGA GCTGTGCTGCTGTACAAAGTACTGTGTCCCCAGTAATCATAGGAGATGCTGCTTCTGGGGTGTCGATAGCTCTGCTAAGAAGCCTGGGTTCTTTCCATATCCCCCTG GTGAGCTATTTTGCATCTTGCAGCTGTCTGAGTAACCAACGGCAGTTCCCCACATTCATGCGCACCATGCCCAGTGATGCCTTTCAGATCAAAGCCCTGGCCCAGCTGGTGAGCTATTTTGGCTGGACCTGGGTGGGAGTCATAGGGTTGGAATCTGATTATGCTCGCTTTGCCATCCAGCTTTTCCTGCAAGAGTCAGTGCAGTATGGTGTGTGTGCTGCCTTCACTCACTTCTACCCTGTAGTACTGAGTCAGCAGGCTCTAGATAAGCTTCTGGATGTTATTCAG ATGGCATCCTCAAAGGTCATCATTAACTTCTGCAGTGATTCAGAAATGAAGGGCATTCTAAGAGAGGTTCGACGTCGGAATATTACTGGCCTGCAGTGGATCGCCAGTGAAGCTTGGGCCACTGCCAGTTCTCTCTGGGAAAAGTTTGGAGATCTGCTGACAGGAACACTAGGATTTGCCATCCGGAGAGCTGATGTGATTCCAGAGCTGGAACAATACCTCAGTAGTCTCAGACCATCCAATATTCATGAATCAACTTTCTTGACAGAATTTTGGGAAGAGCTGTTTAACTGCAGATTGAACGGGTCAATGAATGACCATTCACATGGAGGCGACAACTACCTCGACAGATTACCATGCAAAGGGACAGAGAATTTAAATGATGTTTACTCTCCTTATTCTGATGTGACACAGCTAAGAGTGTCCTATAATGTCTACAAGGCTGTGTATGTGGTGGCCCATGCCTTGCAGGATATGAGTAACTGCATAATTGAGCAGGGGCCTTTCCTTAATGGTGCCTGTGCAGACCCGAAGAATGTCCAACCGTGGCAG CTAATGCACTACATGAAGCAAGTTAATTTTTCTGCACTGGGGGAGAAAGTCAACTTTGATCAAAATGGTGACCCCATTGCTTATTATGATCTCTTGAACTGGCAAAGGAGGCCTGACGGTTCACTACATTTGGTAAAAGTAGGTTTCTATGACGCTTCCTCGCCTGGACGCAGCCTGGTCATAAATGACTCAGTGATTCAGTGGCCTTTTGGGAAGCAG GCTTCCCGGTCTGTATGCAGTGACAGTTGTCCTCCAGGTTACCGCATCGCCAGGAGAAAGGGAGAGCCCATCTGCTGTTTTGACTGTGTCCCCTGTGCTGAGGGAGAAGTTAGTAATGAGACTG ATTCTTTAGAGTGCTCACGCTGCTCAGAGGACACATGGCCCAATAAAGTCAGAGATCACTGCATCCCAAAGACTATTGAGTTCCTGTCCTACTTTGAGTTGATGGGTATTGTGCTGTGTGTTGTATCTGTTGTTGGAGCATGTATTTCTCTCTCCGTCCTTGCCATATTCTTCACATACAAAGACACTCCACTGGTTCGGGCCAACAACATGGAATTGAGCTTCCTACTCTTGGTGTTTCTTGCTGTCTGTTTCCTTGTTGGTCTGCTGTTCATTGGAGAGCCTTCAGACTGGCTTTGCAGTATCAGGTACCCTGCATTTGGGATCAGTTTTGCCCTCTGTATTTCATGCCtgctggccaagacagcagtgGTCCTAATGGCTTTTAGGTCCACACTGCCAGGGAGTAATGTCATGAAGTGGTTTGGACCCAAACAGCAGAGAGCCAGTGTGCTTTTAGGAACAGCTGTTCAG GTAATAATCTGTCTGATCTGGCTGCTCACCAGTCCACCTCatgccaacaacaacacagattaCAGTGCTTCCATCATCATTGAGTGTGTTACTGGTTCAGAGGTTGGCTTCTGGTGTGTTCTTGGATACATTGGCATTTTGGCCTGCATGTGCTTCCTAATGGCATTTTTGGCGAGGAAGCTGCCTGACAATTTTAATGAGGCAAAGTTCATTACCTTCAGCATGCTGATATTCTTTGCAGTGTGGATTACCTTTATTCCAGTTTATGTGAGCGCAGCTGGGAAATACACAGTGGCTGTTCatatttttgctatttttgcCTCAGCATTTGGtctattattttgcatttttgctccAAAGTGCTACATCATTATTATGAAAcccaaaaaaaacagcaaaaaatacaTGATGCAAAGATGA
- the LOC125888576 gene encoding LOW QUALITY PROTEIN: metabotropic glutamate receptor 1-like (The sequence of the model RefSeq protein was modified relative to this genomic sequence to represent the inferred CDS: inserted 1 base in 1 codon), which produces MQTMTFAIKEINQRSDLLPQLKLGFHIRDSCDDIPVSLRASLLLVNGQPETGTRVESGNRDKGLRRNSSSNLGCAAVQSTVSPVIIGDAASGVSMALLRSLGSFHIPLVSYFASCSCLSNQREFPTFMRTMPSDAFQIKALAQLVSYFGWTWVGVIGVETDYARFAIQLFLQESVQYGVCTAFTHFYPVVLSQQALDKLLDVIQMSSSKVIINFSSESEMEVILREIRRWNITGLQWIASEAWATAKSLWENFGDLLTGTLGFAIRRADVIPGLKQHLAGLRPSNIHESAFLTEFWEELFNCRLNGSMNDHSHGGDNYLDRELCNGTENLNDVYSPYSDVTQLRVSYNVYKAVYVVAHALQDMSNCLIGQGPFLNGACADPKTVKPWQLMHYMKHVNFSALGEKVNFDQNGDPIAYYDLLNWQRRPDGSLHLVKVGFYDASSSGRSLLINDSWLNFASQASRSVCSDSCPPGYRIARRKGEPICCFDCVPCAEGEVSNETDSLECSRCSEDTWPSKVRDHCIPKTIEFLSYFELMGIVLCVVSVVGACISLSVLAIFFTYKDTPLVRANNMELSFLLLVFLAVCFLVGLLFIGEPSDWLCSIRYPAFGISFALCISCLLAKTAVVLVAFRSTLPGSNVMKWFGPKQQRASVLLGTAVQVIICLIWLLTSPPHANNNTDYSASIITECVTGSEVGFWCVLGYIGILACMCFLMAFLARKLPDNFNEAKFITFSMLIFFAVWITFIPVYVSTAGKYTVAVHIFAILASAYGLLFCIFAPKCYIIILKPEKNNKKNMIPGPAMVVPELLIFLGLFWVKPGSAAALDNCVFLGEEEKNSLYEDGDVVIGGLFPLHYSPVSSLQTYTTKPTPNSYNFSSRALRWMQTMTFAIKEINQRSDLLPQLKLGFHICDSSSDIPVSLRASLLLVNGQPETGTRVNRDKGLRRNSSSNLGCAATQNTVSPVIIGDATSGVSMALLRSLGSFHIPLVSYFASCSCLSNQREFPXFMRTMPSDAFQIKALAQLVSYFGWTWVGVIGIESDYARFAIQFFLQESVQYGVCAAFTHFYPVVLSQQALDKLLDVIQMSSSKVIINFSSALEMEVILREIRCRNITGLQWIASEAWATSSSLWENFGDLLTGTLGFAIRRADVIPGLKQHLAGLRPSNIHESAILTEFWEELFNCRLNGSMNDHSHGGDNYLDRLPCKGTENLNDVYSPYSDVTQLRVSYNVYKAVYVVAHALQDMSNCLIGQGPFLNGACADPKTVKPWQLMHYMKHVNFSVLSEKVNFDQNGDPIAYYDLLNWQRRPDGSLHLVKVGFYDASSPGRSLLINESVIQWPVGKQASRSVCSDSCPPGYRIARRKGEPICCFDCVPCAEGEVSNETDSLECSRCSEDTWPNKVRDHCIPKTIEFLSYFELMGIVLCVVSVVGACISLSVLAIFFAYKDTPLVRANNMELSFLLLVFLAVCFLVGLLFIGEPSDWLCRIRYPAFGISFALCISCLLAKTAVVLVAFRSTLPGSNVMKWFGPKQQRASVLLGTAVQVIICLIWLLTSPPHANNNTDYSASIIIECVTGSEVGFWCVLGYIGILACMCFLMAFLARKLPDNFNEAKFITFSMLIFFAVWITFIPVYVSTAGKYTVAVHIFAILASAYGLLFCIFAPKCYIIILKPEKNNKKNMMQR; this is translated from the exons ATGCAAACCATGACTTTTGCAATCAAAGAGATCAACCAGCGCAGTGACCTCCTGCCACAGCTCAAGCTTGGTTTCCACATCCGTGACAGCTGTGATGACATACCTGTGTCTCTGAGAGCATCTTTGCTGTTGGTGAATGGACAGCCAGAGACAGGCACTAGAGTTGAGAGTGGGAACAGAGACAAAGGTCTCAGAAGAAACAGTAGTTCTAATTTAGGCTGTGCTGCTGTACAAAGTACTGTGTCCCCAGTAATCATAGGAGATGCCGCTTCTGGGGTGTCGATGGCCTTGCTAAGAAGCCTGGGTTCTTTCCATATCCCCCTG GTGAGCTATTTTGCGTCTTGCAGCTGTCTGAGTAACCAAAGGGAGTTCCCCACATTCATGCGCACCATGCCCAGTGATGCCTTTCAGATCAAAGCCCTGGCCCAGCTGGTGAGCTATTTTGGCTGGACCTGGGTGGGAGTCATTGGCGTGGAGACTGATTATGCTCGCTTTGCCATCCAGCTTTTCCTGCAAGAGTCAGTGCAGTATGGTGTGTGTACTGCCTTCACTCACTTCTACCCTGTAGTACTGAGTCAGCAGGCTCTAGATAAGCTTCTGGATGTTATTCAG ATGTCTTCTTCAAAGGTCATCATTAACTTCAGTAGTGAGTCAGAGATGGAAGTCATTCTAAGAGAGATCCGACGCTGGAATATAACCGGCCTGCAGTGGATTGCCAGTGAAGCTTGGGCCACTGCCAAATCTCTCTGGGAAAATTTTGGAGATCTGCTGACAGGAACACTAGGATTTGCCATCCGCAGAGCTGATGTGATTCCAGGGCTCAAACAACACCTCGCTGGACTTAGACCATCCAATATTCATGAATCAGCTTTCTTGACAGAATTTTGGGAAGAGCTCTTTAACTGCCGATTGAACGGGTCAATGAATGACCACTCACATGGAGGTGACAACTACCTCGACAGAGAACTGTGTAACGGGACAGAGAATTTAAATGATGTTTACTCTCCTTATTCTGATGTGACACAGCTAAGAGTGTCCTATAATGTCTACAAGGCTGTGTATGTGGTGGCCCATGCCTTGCAGGATATGAGTAACTGCCTAATTGGACAGGGGCCTTTCCTTAATGGTGCCTGTGCAGATCCGAAGACTGTTAAACCTTGGCAG CTAATGCACTACATGAAGCATGTTAATTTTTCTGCACTGGGTGAGAAAGTAAACTTTGATCAAAATGGTGACCCCATTGCTTATTATGATCTCTTAAACTGGCAAAGGAGGCCCGATGGATCACTACATTTGGTAAAAGTAGGTTTCTATGACGCCTCCTCATCTGGACGCAGCCTGCTCATAAATGACTCA TGGCTGAATTTTGCCTCTCAGGCTTCCCGGTCTGTATGCAGCGACAGTTGTCCTCCAGGTTACCGCATCGCCAGGAGAAAGGGGGAGCCTATCTGCTGTTTTGACTGTGTCCCCTGTGCTGAGGGCGAAGTTAGTAATGAGACTG ATTCTTTAGAGTGCTCACGCTGCTCAGAGGACACATGGCCCAGTAAAGTCAGAGATCACTGCATCCCAAAGACTATTGAGTTCCTGTCCTACTTTGAGTTGATGGGTATTGTGCTGTGTGTTGTATCTGTTGTTGGAGCATGTATTTCTCTCTCCGTCCTTGCCATATTCTTCACATACAAAGACACTCCACTGGTTCGGGCCAACAACATGGAATTGAGCTTCCTACTCTTGGTGTTTCTTGCTGTCTGTTTCCTTGTTGGTCTGCTGTTCATTGGAGAGCCTTCAGACTGGCTTTGCAGTATCAGGTACCCTGCATTTGGGATCAGTTTTGCCCTCTGCATTTCATGCCtgctggccaagacagcagtgGTCCTTGTGGCTTTTAGGTCCACACTGCCAGGGAGTAATGTCATGAAGTGGTTTGGACCCAAACAGCAGAGAGCCAGTGTGCTTTTAGGAACAGCTGTTCAG GTAATAATCTGTCTGATCTGGCTGCTCACCAGTCCACCTCatgccaacaacaacacagattaCAGTGCTTCCATCATCACTGAGTGTGTTACTGGTTCAGAGGTTGGCTTCTGGTGTGTTCTTGGATACATTGGCATTTTGGCCTGCATGTGCTTCCTAATGGCATTTTTGGCGAGGAAGCTACCTGACAATTTTAACGAGGCAAAGTTCATTACCTTCAGCATGCTGATATTCTTTGCAGTGTGGATTACCTTTATTCCAGTTTATGTGAGCACAGCTGGGAAATACACAGTGGCTGTTCATATTTTTGCTATTTTAGCCTCAGCTTATGGTCtccttttttgcatttttgctccAAAGTGCTACATCATTATTctgaaaccagaaaaaaacaacaagaaaaacatgat TCCTGGACCAGCCATGGTGGTGCCAGAGCTTCTCATATTCCTTGGTCTCTTCTGGGTCAAACCTGGCTCAGctgctgctctggataactgtgttttcttgggggaagaggagaaaaacagtCTGTATGAAGATGGAGATGTAGTTATAGGAGGCTTATTCCCTCTACACTACAGCCCTGTGTCTTCTCTTCAAACATACACAACAAAACCAACACCTAACTCGTATAA TTTCAGTTCTCGTGCTCTGCGCTGGATGCAGACCATGACATTTGCAATCAAAGAGATCAACCAGCGCAGTGACCTCTTGCCACAGCTCAAGCTGGGTTTCCATATCTGTGACAGCAGTAGTGACATACCTGTCTCACTGAGAGCATCTTTGCTGTTGGTGAACGGACAGCCAGAGACAGGCACTAGAGTGAACAGAGACAAAGGTCTCAGAAGAAACAGTAGTTCTAATTTAGGCTGTGCTGCTACACAAAATACTGTGTCCCCAGTAATCATAGGAGATGCTACTTCTGGGGTGTCGATGGCCTTGCTAAGAAGCCTGGGTTCTTTCCATATCCCCCTG GTGAGCTATTTTGCATCTTGCAGCTGTCTGAGTAACCAAAGGGAGTTCC CATTCATGCGCACCATGCCCAGTGATGCCTTTCAGATCAAAGCCCTGGCCCAGCTGGTGAGCTATTTTGGCTGGACCTGGGTGGGAGTCATTGGCATAGAGTCTGATTATGCTCGCTTTGCCATCCAGTTTTTCCTGCAAGAGTCAGTGCAGTATGGTGTGTGTGCTGCCTTCACTCACTTCTACCCTGTAGTATTGAGTCAGCAGGCTCTAGATAAGCTTCTGGATGTTATTCAG ATGTCTTCTTCAAAGGTCATCATTAACTTCAGTAGTGCGTTAGAGATGGAGGTCATTCTGAGAGAGATCCGATGTCGTAACATTACTGGCCTGCAATGGATCGCCAGTGAGGCATGGGCCACTTCCAGTTCTCTCTGGGAAAATTTTGGAGATCTGCTGACAGGAACACTAGGATTTGCCATTCGCAGAGCTGATGTGATTCCAGGGCTCAAACAACACCTCGCTGGACTTAGACCATCCAATATTCATGAATCAGCTATCTTGACAGAATTTTGGGAAGAGCTGTTTAACTGCCGATTGAACGGGTCAATGAATGACCACTCACATGGAGGTGACAACTACCTCGACAGATTGCCATGTAAAGGGACAGAGAATTTAAATGATGTTTACTCTCCTTATTCTGATGTGACACAGCTAAGAGTGTCCTATAATGTCTACAAGGCTGTGTATGTGGTGGCCCATGCCTTGCAGGATATGAGTAACTGCCTAATTGGACAGGGGCCTTTCCTTAATGGTGCCTGTGCAGATCCGAAAACTGTTAAACCTTGGCAG CTAATGCACTACATGAAGCATGTTAATTTTTCTGTACTGAGTGAGAAAGTAAACTTTGATCAAAACGGTGACCCCATTGCTTATTATGATCTCTTAAACTGGCAAAGGAGGCCCGATGGATCACTACATTTGGTAAAAGTAGGTTTCTATGACGCCTCCTCACCTGGACGCAGCCTGCTCATAAATGAATCAGTGATTCAGTGGCCTGTTGGGAAGCAG GCTTCCCGGTCTGTATGCAGCGACAGTTGTCCTCCAGGTTACCGCATCGCCAGGAGAAAGGGGGAGCCTATCTGCTGTTTTGACTGTGTCCCCTGTGCTGAGGGCGAAGTTAGTAATGAGACTG ATTCTTTAGAGTGCTCACGCTGCTCAGAGGACACATGGCCCAATAAAGTCAGAGATCACTGCATCCCAAAGACTATTGAGTTCCTGTCCTACTTTGAGTTGATGGGTATTGTGCTGTGTGTTGTATCTGTTGTTGGAGCatgtatttctctctctgtccttgcCATATTCTTCGCATACAAAGACACTCCACTGGTTCGGGCCAACAACATGGAATTGAGCTTCCTACTCTTGGTGTTTCTTGCTGTCTGTTTCCTTGTTGGTCTGCTGTTCATTGGAGAGCCTTCAGACTGGCTTTGCCGTATCAGGTACCCTGCATTTGGGATCAGTTTTGCCCTCTGCATTTCATGCCtgctggccaagacagcagtgGTCCTTGTGGCTTTTAGGTCCACACTGCCAGGGAGTAATGTCATGAAGTGGTTTGGACCCAAACAGCAGAGAGCCAGTGTGCTTTTAGGAACAGCTGTTCAG GTAATAATCTGTCTGATCTGGCTGCTCACCAGTCCACCTCatgccaacaacaacacagattaCAGTGCTTCCATCATCATTGAGTGTGTTACTGGTTCAGAGGTTGGCTTCTGGTGTGTTCTTGGATACATTGGCATTTTGGCCTGCATGTGCTTCCTAATGGCATTTTTGGCGAGGAAGCTACCTGACAATTTTAACGAGGCAAAGTTCATTACCTTCAGCATGCTGATATTCTTTGCAGTGTGGATTACCTTTATTCCAGTTTATGTGAGCACAGCTGGGAAATACACAGTGGCTGTTCATATTTTTGCTATTTTAGCCTCAGCTTATGGTCtccttttttgcatttttgctccAAAGTGCTACATCATTATTctgaaaccagaaaaaaacaacaagaaaaacatgatGCAAAGATGA